One segment of Macrotis lagotis isolate mMagLag1 chromosome 1, bilby.v1.9.chrom.fasta, whole genome shotgun sequence DNA contains the following:
- the LOC141504554 gene encoding vacuolar ATPase assembly integral membrane protein Vma21-like, with translation MERLEKEAMLSERRYEGSFTSTLKTLLVFSALMITLPIGLYFSSKAYVFEGTLGMSNRDSYFYAAIVAVVAVHLVLALFVYFAWNEGSRQWREGKQD, from the coding sequence ATGGAGCGCCTGGAGAAGGAGGCGATGCTGAGCGAGCGCAGGTACGAAGGCTCCTTCACCTCCACCCTCAAGACTCTGCTGGTCTTCTCCGCGCTGATGATCACCCTGCCCATCGGCTTGtatttctcctccaaagcctACGTGTTCGAAGGGACCTTGGGGATGTCCAACAGGGACAGCTACTTCTACGCCGCCATCGTCGCCGTGGTTGCCGTGCACCTGGTCCTCGCGCTCTTCGTCTACTTTGCGTGGAACGAAGGCTCCCGCCAGTGGCGGGAGGGCAAGCAGGACTGA